The Nitrosomonadales bacterium nucleotide sequence TCGTCAGTCGGGTTGTGTAAAACGCTGATGGAGACGCAGATCAAACCCGGATATTCCATTAATCTGAAACCGCCTGTGTAGGAGCGCAATTTATTGCGCGATCCGTTCAAATCGCGCAATAAATTGCGCTCCTACGAATCAGGGTTCACGCCCGGTATCCCGCCCAGGTCCACCTCGTCGATCTGCTCGGGCGACAGGAACTGCCGGGCGTAGTCGAGATAGACCTTCTCGCGGATGAACACGTCGAACAGGTCGGGATCGATATGCCCGCCGAGCTTGAACTTGCCGAGGATGGTCAGCGATTCGGTCAGGGTCTTGCCGTCCTTGTAGGGCCGGTCCTTGGCGGTCAGCGCCTCGAAGATGTCGGCGATGCCCATGACCCGCGCCTGCACCGACATCTGCTCGCGTGTCAGGCCGCGCGGATAGCCCTTGCCGTCCATGCGCTCGTGGTGCCCGCCGGCATATTCCGGCACGTTCTGCAGGTGCTTGGGCCACGGCAGGGCTTCCAGCATCTTGATGGTGACATCGATGTGGTGGTTGATGATGCCGCGTTCCGCGGCGGTCAGCGTGCCGGCGCGGATGGTCAGGTTCTCCGCCTCGTCGGTGCTGAGGAAGCGGCCCGGCTTGCCATCCGTATCGCGCCACTGGTAAGCGGCGATCCGTTCCACCCGCGCCACATCTTCGTCGGACATCCTCTCGCCGCCGATGTTGCAGTGGCGCAGGAACTCGCGGTCGTCGTCGAGCTGCCGGATGCGTGCTTCGTATTCGGCACGGATTTTCGCCGCATCCGCCGAAGCATTCCCCTCTCCCCCAACCCCTCTGATGGAACGACTAGCCATCTGACTAGGCTGTCCAACAACGACAGCCAAGTCATTGGTTATCCCGCAAGCGGTAGAGGGGAGATTTGATAATGCGCGCAGCATGGCGATCTCGGCGTCGCGCTTGAGCACCTCGAAGCGCGTATCCACCAACCCGATGCGATCGAACAGGGTATGCAGCTTGGTGGCCTTGTCCACCACATGCACCGGCGTGGTGATCTTGCCGCAATCGTGCAGCAGGCCGGCGATCTTCAGTTCGCGCCGGTCCTTGTCGGTCATCACGAAGTCCTTGAGCGGCCCGCTCTTGGTGCGGTTGACCGCCTCGGCCAGCATCATGGTCAGCACCGGCACGCGCTCGCAATGCCCGCCGGTATAGGGCGACTTGTCGTCGATCGCGGTGTTGATGAGCTGGATGAAGGATTCGAACAGCTCTTCCAGTTGCACGATCAGGCGGCGGTTGGTCAGCGCGATCGCCGCCTGCGAGGCGAGCGACTCCACCAGTTGCTGGTCATCGCGGGAGAACGGCACGATCGCCCCGCTGCCCCGGTCCTGCGCATTGATCAGTTGCAGCACCCCGATGACCTCGTCCTCGTGGTTGCGCATCGGCACGGTCAGGAAGGATTGCGAACGGTAGCCGGTCTTGGCGTCGAATTTCTTGGTGCCGGAAAAGTCGTATCCCTCCGCCGCATAGGCATCCGGGATGTTCACCGTTTCGCTGCTGAGCGCGGCGTGGCTCACCACCATCGCATGGTTGGGCTGCCCGGCCTCGTCATACAGATGGATCGGGTAGAAGGTGATCGGCACGCCGCTGGTACCGCCCATCGCGATATTCAGCGAGTCGTTGCGCAGGATCTCGAACCGCAGCACGCGCTGCTCGGGCTCGTGCAGATAGAGCGTGCCGGCGTCGGCATGGGTGATGCGCCTGGCGGCCTCGAGGATGGTTTCCAGCAGGCTGTTGATGTCGCGCTGCTGCGACAGCGCGATGCCGATCTCGTTGAGTTCCTTGAGGCGCAGCCGCAGGGTGTCCGAAGCGTCCATCGGCCTACTTGATGCAGACGGCCCGTATCTGGTGCATGTCGGTGATGCCTTGCAGCACCTTCTCCATGCCGTCCTGCTTCAGGGTGTGCATGCCGTCCTCGAGGCAGATGGCCAGCAGTTCGGCGACGCGCGCATGTTCCTGGATCGCCTTCTTCACCGCATCGCTGCCGATCAGCAGTTCGTGCAGGCCCACCCGGCCACGGTAGCCGGTACCCGAACACTTGTCGCAGCCAACCGGGCCGTACAACGTGAACTGACCCTTCTCGTCGGCGAACAGCTTGACCCATTCGCCATACAGCTTCTTGGCCTCGGCGGCCGGGTCCTTCTTCCACGACGAGGTGTTCTGCAGCTCCATGCTGTATTCGGTGATCATCGCCTTCATCTCGTCGGCCGTCGCGATATGCGGCTTCTTGCAGTCGCCGCACAGGCGCTTGCCCAGACGCTGCGCGAGGATGCCCAGCAGCGCATCGGCAAAGTTGAACGGGTCCATGCCCATGTCCAGCAGGCGGTTGATCGATTCCGGCGCGCTGTTGGTGTGCAGGGTGGCGAACACCAGGTGGCCGGTCAGCGAGGCCTCGATGCCGATGGACACGGTTTCCTTGTCGCGCATCTCGCCGACCATGATCACGTCCGGGTCGGCGCGCAGGAAAGCGCGCATCACCGTGGCGAAATCCAGCCCGGCCTTCTTGTTGATCTGCACCTGGCGCAGACCCTTCTGGGTGATTTCCACCGGGTCCTCGGCCGTCCAGATCTTGGTGTCCGGCGTGTTGATGTATTTGAGGATGGAGTGCAGCGTGGTGGTCTTGCCGGAACCGGTCGGGCCGCACACGAAGAACAGGCCGTACGGCTTGCTCACCGTCTCGCGGATCAGCTCATCGTTTCGCTTCGAGAAGCCCATCTTTTCCAGCGGCAGCGGCTCGCCGGAAGCGAGGATACGCATCACCACGTCTTCGACGCCGCCCTGCGAGGGCAGGGTCGCCACGCGCAACTCGATGTCCAGCGGGCCATATTTCTTGAATTTGATCTTGCCGTCCTGCGGCTTGCGCTTCTCGGAGATATCCAGGTCGCACATGATCTTGAGGCGCGTCACCA carries:
- a CDS encoding GAF domain-containing protein, giving the protein MDASDTLRLRLKELNEIGIALSQQRDINSLLETILEAARRITHADAGTLYLHEPEQRVLRFEILRNDSLNIAMGGTSGVPITFYPIHLYDEAGQPNHAMVVSHAALSSETVNIPDAYAAEGYDFSGTKKFDAKTGYRSQSFLTVPMRNHEDEVIGVLQLINAQDRGSGAIVPFSRDDQQLVESLASQAAIALTNRRLIVQLEELFESFIQLINTAIDDKSPYTGGHCERVPVLTMMLAEAVNRTKSGPLKDFVMTDKDRRELKIAGLLHDCGKITTPVHVVDKATKLHTLFDRIGLVDTRFEVLKRDAEIAMLRALSNLPSTACGITNDLAVVVGQPSQMASRSIRGVGGEGNASADAAKIRAEYEARIRQLDDDREFLRHCNIGGERMSDEDVARVERIAAYQWRDTDGKPGRFLSTDEAENLTIRAGTLTAAERGIINHHIDVTIKMLEALPWPKHLQNVPEYAGGHHERMDGKGYPRGLTREQMSVQARVMGIADIFEALTAKDRPYKDGKTLTESLTILGKFKLGGHIDPDLFDVFIREKVYLDYARQFLSPEQIDEVDLGGIPGVNPDS